One window of Melospiza georgiana isolate bMelGeo1 chromosome 11, bMelGeo1.pri, whole genome shotgun sequence genomic DNA carries:
- the ALAS1 gene encoding 5-aminolevulinate synthase, non-specific, mitochondrial, with protein sequence MEAVVRRCPFLARVSQAFLQKAGPSLLLYAQHCPRMMEAAPPAARALATSAARGQQAEEETPAGRREAKNVKEAAQQNADGAQLPAGHPPASSNQSTGTKCPFLAAQMNHKKSNVFCKASLELQEDVQEVQADRKGTEFAKIPSTSTVRKIEAEGAEQSGLLEKFKDIMLKQKPESVSHLLQDNLPKSVSTFQYDQFFEKKIDEKKKDHTYRVFKTVNRKAQIFPMADDYTDSLITKKEVSVWCSNDYLGMSRHPRVCGAVMETLKQHGAGAGGTRNISGTSKFHVDLEKELADLHGKDAALLFSSCFVANDSTLFTLAKMLPGCEIYSDSGNHASMIQGICNSRVPKHIFRHNDVNHLRELLKKSDPSTPKIVAFETVHSMDGAVCPLEELCDVAHEHGAITFVDEVHAVGLYGARGGGIGDRDGVMHKMDIISGTLGKAFGCVGGYISSTSSLIDTVRSYAAGFIFTTSLPPMLLAGALESVRTLKGAEGQALRRQHQRNVKLMRQMLMDAGLPVVHCPSHIIPIRVADAAKNTEICDKLMSQHSIYVQAINYPTVPRGEELLRIAPTPHHTPQMMSYFIEKLLATWKDVGLELKPHSSAECNFCRRPLHFEVMSERERAYFSGMSKLVSVSA encoded by the exons ATGGAGGCGGTCGTGCGGCGCTGCCCGTTCCTGGCCCGTGTGTCCCAGGCGTTCCTGCAGAAGGCTGGGCCGTCGCTGCTGCTGTACGCACAGCACTGCCCGCGCATGATGGAGgcggccccgccggccgcccGCGCCCTCGCCACGTCCGCCGCCCGCGGGCAGCAGGCGGAGGAGGAGACCCCCGCGGGCCGCCGCG AGGCCAAGAATGTCAAAGAAGCGGCCCAGCAGaatgcagatggagcccagctTCCTGCTGGCCACCCACCTGCCAGCAGTAACCAGAGTACAGGTACCAAATGCCCATTCCTGGCAGCTCAGATGAACCACAAGAAGAGCAATGTTTTCTGCAaagccagcctggagctgcaggaggatgtGCAGGAAGTGCAGGCTGACAGGAAAG GTACAGAATTTGCCAAAATACCAAGTACTTCCACGGTGAGAAAGATtgaggctgagggagcagagcagagtggcTTGCTCGAGAAGTTTAAGGATATTATGCTGAAGCAAAAACCAGAAAGCGTCTCTCATCTGCTTCAGGATAACTTGCCAAAAT CTGTCTCCACCTTCCAGTATGATCAGTTCTTTGAGAAGAAGATAGATGAGAAGAAGAAGGATCACACCTACCGGGTGTTCAAGACCGTGAACCGCAAGGCACAGATCTTCCCCATGGCAGACGACTACACCGACTCCCTGATCACCAAGAAGGAGGTGTCTGTGTGGTGCAGCAATGACTACCTGGGCATGAGCCGCCACCCTCGTGTCTGTGGAGCAGTGat GGAAACACTGAAACAACatggtgctggagcaggaggtaCCAGAAACATATCAGGAACAAGTAAATTTCATGTCGACTTGGAAAAAGAACTAGCTGATCTTCATGGAAAAGATGCAGCACTGTTGTTCTCATCTTGCTTTGTAGCCAATGACTCCACTCTCTTCACTCTAGCTAAAATGCTGCCAG GCTGTGAGATCTACTCTGATTCTGGAAACCATGCCTCCATGATCCAGGGGATCTGTAACAGCAGGGTGCCAAAACATATATTTCGCCATAACGATGTCAACCATCTCCGAGAGCTATTGAAAAAGTCTGATCCATCCACCCCTAAAATTGTTGCATTTGAAACTGTTCACTCCATGGATG GTGCTGTTTGTCCTCTGGAGGAGCTGTGTGATGTGGCCCACGAGCACGGGGCCATCACCTTTGTGGATGAGGTGCACGCTGTGGGGCTGTACGGAGCCCGAGGAGGCGGGATAGGAGACCGGGACGGAGTCATGCACAAGATGGACATCATCTCTGGAACGCTGG GCAAAGCATTTGGCTGTGTGGGAGGCTACATCTCCAGCACGAGCTCCCTGATCGACACGGTTCGCTCGTACGCGGCCGGGTTCATCTTCACCACGTCGCTGCCGCCCATGCTGCTGGCCGGGGCGCTGGAGTCGGTGCGCACGCTCAAGGGCGCCGAGGGCCAGGCGCTGCGCCGCCAGCACCAGCGCAACGTCAAGCTCATGAGGCAGATGCTGATGGATGCGGGGCTGCCCGTGGTGCACTGCCCCAGCCACATCATTCCCATCAGG GTTGCAGATGCTGCTAAAAATACAGAGATCTGTGACAAGCTGATGAGCCAGCACAGCATCTACGTCCAAGCCATCAACTACCCGACGGTTCCCCgtggagaggagctgctccgAATCGCCCCTACCCCTCACCACACCCCCCAGATGATGAGTTATTTTATCG AAAAACTGCTGGCTACATGGAAGGATGTTGGTCTAGAGCTGAAACCACACTCCTCAGCTGAATGCAACTTCTGTCGACGACCCCTGCATTTTGAAGTGATGAGTGAAAGAGAACGAGCCTACTTCAGTGGCATGAGCAAACTAGTATCTGTCAGTGCatga